The Paenibacillus tianjinensis genome has a window encoding:
- a CDS encoding RidA family protein: MERRQIFTGSPWESVVGYCRAIRIGNRIEVAGTTAMRDGEVAFEGNPYGQTKFILQTIEKALNELGADLSQVVRTRMFVTDISKWEEYGKAHGEFFKNIQPVATMVEVKSLIDPRLLIEIEVEAVAQ, from the coding sequence ATGGAGCGCAGACAGATATTTACAGGTTCGCCTTGGGAGTCCGTTGTAGGATATTGCCGGGCCATCCGCATCGGGAACCGAATTGAGGTGGCCGGAACTACGGCAATGCGGGATGGAGAAGTTGCCTTTGAAGGCAATCCTTACGGGCAGACCAAATTCATTCTGCAGACGATTGAGAAAGCACTGAATGAACTCGGCGCTGACCTCTCTCAGGTCGTCAGAACAAGAATGTTTGTTACGGATATCTCGAAATGGGAGGAATACGGCAAAGCGCACGGTGAATTCTTCAAAAACATCCAGCCGGTCGCGACCATGGTTGAGGTTAAGTCGCTTATCGATCCCCGGCTGCTGA